aggagagggagaaaagagagaaaagagagagagagaggagaaaagagagagggagaaaagagagaaagagagagagggaggagaaaagagagaaaagagagagagggaggagaaaagagagagggagaaaagagagagagagggagaaaagagagagagagagaaacgagagaaaaaagagggagaaaagagagaaaagagagagagggtggagaaaaaagagagagagagagagaagaaaagagagagagggagaagaattCACAGATGTCATACCTCgcactcttcctccacctctgctGCTGCAGTCTGTAGTAACGCGTGTAACGTGTCCAGCTTCTGGTTCCCAACGTATTCGTCTGCAACATTCAACACAGCACCATTCATTGCTTTGTATCAGTTCCAGAATGTTCAACGTAACTCCATTCACCATTTTCACCAGTTCCAGAAAGTTCAGCTCTGTCTGTGGGcttttatgccctgctctcatggtaacctcagtttcgatcaccctccacttctgtgcctgGGACGAGTCCTGTTggggtcttcagtgttggcagattcatgggaggggGAACTAATGTCAGGGGAAGTGGTAGCACTCTCCATGCTGGGGGAgcgttcactcagtctggttccgcaaCTAAGCTATAGTATTACTGCTGTCAGTAGGGGCCATAGGAGGTGGTGTCCtcagtatgttaaatcagaaaaaGGCACAGCTAAACACTActtaagtgactcagcagcagtgcagggtcttctctgatgtgcggcctcctggcaacctaacatcaatagttccctgtggatgGCCAATGCTGGAACTGCGATAGACGAACCCAGGGATAGTTGTGTACAGGGGATTCGGAATGAGTGATGTGTCACATGtcatgggacagcaaaaaacaacacaacaataatgaaataataacaataaaaatgttatacaaataaatgaaaaaaaaagaatgttcaaCACAACTTGAATCACCACTTTTACAACTTCCAGAATGCTGAACACTCAATTTGCCACTTTCACCAGTTCCAGAACATTTGACACAACTCTATTCACCACTTTTTATCAGTTCCAGGACTCTGTCTAGGCCAGTTCACAATTCATAGATCTCTACTgtttccatgagagagagagagagacggagagagaaaagggaggaaatatttacaaggaaaaaaaatcacctttcattcatcctttcttaCACTCCCAcaacacctcctcccctccccctcctcctctttgaaTGCGACAAAAAATACATGGCTGAGacaaccagcatgcacacgccaCAAACCCTCTCATCAGTAAGCTCTCCTGCCAGACAGACCTAGTCACACCCACTCACGCATGCCACGAACGCTTCTAAACCCTCTGATTGAGTAGGCTCTTCCACCAGACAGACCTAGTCACACCCGCACAGGCACGCCACAAACACTTCCAAACCCTCTGATTGAGTAGGCTCTTCCACCAGACAGACCTAGTCACACCTGCACAGGCACGCCACAAACACTTCCAAACCCTCTGATTGAGTAGGCTCTTCCACCAGACAGACCTAGTCACACCTGCACAGGCACGCCACAAACACTTCCAAACCCTCTGATTGAGTAGGCTCTTCCACCAGACAGACCTAgtcacacccgcacacacacacacacacaccacaaacgctTCCAAAACCTCTCATCAGTGAGCTCTCCCACCAGACAGACCTAGTTGGGCCTTGTCCATGCCGAGCTGGGTCTTGAGTTTGTTGAGGGACTCGTAGCCTGTGGCCACCTCTGTCTTCAGGGAGTCTAGCCTGGGCTGGAGGGACAGGTTGTACTCCGCCAGGCTTTTGTTCTGCGCCACCAGGTCATCGTGGTCTGACTGCACGCCACGGATCTGCCACACAACATGAAAAAGGGAGGGGTCAGTCGCCCTCTTCCTTGGGGGGAAGCTGGAAGAATGGTTAGCTGAGACCCTTGTCTGCCAGTACGGTGTCTGTGGGGGTAAcgaagatgctcatctgccaacacagtgtctgtgaggatctTGGCCACTGTGTTAAGGAGGCAGAGTGCATGTAAATGCCCACAATTACTGCTACATAAGGTTCAAAAATATAACtaagaggaggagtttgtattatactccatgtttggtgatacatatacttaccatgtcaaactgatgcaaactaggcctatcagtttgctctgcttggccaagtATATGTTTTATTGATGGAAAATTGAAGGCATCCCCAACATAGCACCAAAGTTTGTTGTAACTCTGTGACACTGATGATGCTCTTGCAGGTTTTCACTGACTGCTGTGGAGTCTATAGGTCAGTGTAGGGTGTTACCTGACTGTGACAAAACGGAGCTAACAAGTCAGAAAGTTAGCCAACATTCTTtgtctggacttcttcctcttgggactgtaatatttttgttcagcaaaataaaTTACAACACTTAAAAGTAGGTAACTGGGCTTTAGACTCATGCCACACAGATTATGCTTCAAGTTTAACTCgttcgttcctatttttctataAACCATTACTCCCTCTTGTTCCGAGATCCCTACCATATGTATATTCCATTCATTCCTggatttaaagaagagaaagaaagtatgaagcagggtacttatttcaGAGACTTACGGCaacgcggctcattacagtacactaagattgtcgtatactgttgtgtacagaattgatgtgagaagttgtgtgcgaccctgttgacactatagggtgacatctctggtgacactcaggtgtaaaacaggtgactttaGAGTCAAATACAATGCATACAAGAACCAAtttttccgggctgcaggaaggaaagggggaattctctgctgcacggttttctggcctccaggaatgaagggtaaaattCCTGTGAACTGGAAAACagtgctgcagggatgaaagagttaaactgaCGTGACACAGAGCCAGGCTTTAGGTCTGGCGTCAGTCACTGATGCTTACAAATGTGAAATGACCCAGtgatgtgtcagtcagtcagtcactttatGTATTGATTTTTCTGAAGTTGGCCAACCAAAAGGCCTTTTGCAGGTTTCTCTCAATCTCCTGCAAAATAATTGTGGCTGCAGTttcaaactaaaaaacaaaacaaaagccgaacaacaacagaaaacaatgtcACTATTGTTCTTTTGCAGGTCGACACCAAGCAGATGAACACTGCACACAACCAACCTTAAGACTTGCAGTGAAAATCAGCTATGACGCTTTATCAAAGCCATTGTTGCTTTCATGTTGTGAACTGCAGTGCCGTAACacagcgccagtgtgtgtgtgtgtgtgtgtgtgaatgcaaaaaGTTAAAGAATACATGCTTTGAACATCTTGGTCACAGTTTTCAGGTGATCAAAACTGTGACTATGAATCCAATGACAATGTACTTTCACTTTTATATGTGCAGATGGGTAGGCATGATTTTAGGAACGGGTGCATGTGTtaacctgtgtatgtgtgcatgcatgcactcatgattgatatgtgtgtgtatgtggttgtgtctgtgtctgtgtgcaagtgtatgtgtgtttactgcTTTAGGGGGTAAAATAAATGTTAGAAGTAATACTAACAAATGGTCATAaatgtatgaaatatatatattatagcacTGGaccttgtgcacagacaaatccaAGGGCTTTTCACACCATGCATTCACGTGCATGCATAACTCAGAATCAAAGGGATGAATCTGAATGTCAGAACTTATAACTAAAAAGCCAGAACTTTAAACgtaaagagggaggaagaagggaggggcaaGCTACTTTGGAGAGGGGTTGTATTTTTTTatggctagacttgaaagagctgagtgcaaaACTTTGAATAACTGAACGAACTTGATGTCCACACTTGGGTCATGTGTTCGCCTTGCCCCCACCCACAAACTCACACAGCCACTGAGACAAAAACAAGAATCAATCAAATACCTGCACAGcagacagcacatacacacacacacacacacacacacgcacacacacacacacacccatcaaaccCACCTGCTGAAGGTCCTGAATCAGGTCGTTCAGCTTGCTGTCATCTGCCATCAGATGCTCAAGGTCTTCCTTCCCAAGGTGCTGCAGCAAGGCCACAGCCGCCGTTTCGTCCATGCGTCCCATGATGTTCGCACTCCGCACACCGCTGGCTCCAGGAGCTCCGCTCTGACCAGAGccatagtagttgttgtagtggttaTACATGGCACATCTGTTCAACAAACATGGTGGCAATtcaattttcatcattatcatcaaacaaAATCAGGAAAATTATTTTTAAGATTAAACAAAAGAATAATCTTCAACTCCCTCAGTACAAGTAACAAAACACGCGACGATTATAGTGTTTTACCACTGGTGATATCATTGAAAATTTACAAatacaagcggaaggttctctCAATGAAGAGGTAGGAaaagacaaagaacaccacatTTCTAATGACAAAAGcaacaggctgggccattcagactcCCACTGGACAGCCGATGAGGTTTCTGTGGGGGAAAGACAGGCCATCCCCAGTGAGTTAAAAATGATGATGTCatgatcaacaaaacaaacacaacacttcAGTACACTCTGTcatcaaatgaaaaacaaaacacacacacacacacacacacacacacacacacacacacacacacacacacacacacatacacacacacacacacacacacacacacacacacacacacacacaaacacacagacacacacacacacctgtatacaaGTGTGGAATGCAATTAGAAGAAGCACCTCAGAACTGAAGTAGTTCTGAATACATGTATGTCAATCTGCCATATAACATCATTAATCATAATTTGCATCACTGCACACATGTACCACACTTGCACTGTCTCCTATTATCATGTGATTGTGCAATGTAAAAGAAACAGAAGCACAGGTAACAATTGCCAATTCTATAATAGCCTCACAGAAATTTATTTTCCCAATAACATGAAAATGTAAAAACTTTAACTGTCATTGTAGGGTTTTGCTGTTTTAACTTTTATGAGTTTAATCTCCCGACCTTGTCACACACTACATTTTATGCAGAACTACCCAAGTACATATCTAGCTGAGCTTGGAATCATTCCATCTGTAGGCTTATTGCCATGAGGTTTACAGTGCCGTGGCTGAATCGGTTGGACTTCTTATCCAGGGATAAGAAATTCAAGGCCAGAATGGTCATGGTGTTgagtccttggaaaaggcactttactctgctttaactcactccacccagatgtgaatgggtagTTGACTTCAACTGGGAAAGGTTAAAACGCAGATGGTGAGGACTGGACCCCACCTTCAGGACTTGACACCATGCCCTTAACTCACTCCACACCATGGGTGCCAGCTGAAGCCCTACTGcttacaactgtttcagatgaaGAAGCCTGATCAGGGCTCTAGAAAGTTTTCAATTTCTGGAGTGGCACCTACTTTGCATCATGACATAATAAGCTACGAATATCTTAaatgacctttccactctccactgccaCCAATAAacgcagtgtgttgctgtgcttgcgAGCAGGAGACTTATTTTCTAGGTGACTGGTTCACATGCAGAGTGTTTGTCAACAATggcatctgacccagtttcttctcagtcacaaggcagacaacaggaTCAGACTATGGGGCCCTATTGGGGCTGTATTTCATCCTGAATTCAGTCTGTTTCGAAGtctgtgtgctttcctggattcatttacaagtcatcagcgTGTGCAGATGTctaacaaaaaatatggatactttcatcatctcactggatGATGGCATTcaaagggaggaagttttatagtttgtccccaactaactcgttatgttactgatcagactagaggttttcagttcataaattctaacatttatCTTTcagtgattttatttcttaccaaCACAAAagggctgtctgtggggaaagtcaggggagctaactggcagtactacaCAGAATATCACATTTGGCCTTAAAAGGAAATAGAAAATATTACATATTTTCTTATAAAGCTTATTCAGAGTTCACTTATATT
The DNA window shown above is from Babylonia areolata isolate BAREFJ2019XMU chromosome 29, ASM4173473v1, whole genome shotgun sequence and carries:
- the LOC143274976 gene encoding vacuolar protein sorting-associated protein 37B-like: MYNHYNNYYGSGQSGAPGASGVRSANIMGRMDETAAVALLQHLGKEDLEHLMADDSKLNDLIQDLQQIRGVQSDHDDLVAQNKSLAEYNLSLQPRLDSLKTEVATGYESLNKLKTQLGMDKAQLDEYVGNQKLDTLHALLQTAAAEVEEECEKLTDSFCEQNTSVEDFLAQYIPSRTAGHKRRIKAEKMGELLREGGLCSPWSSQSQGQVGSSADARPPYPMGSGAPPYPVGAGSGGGGVPYPVGGGYGMPQPSVYRH